A stretch of Saccharomyces cerevisiae S288C chromosome IV, complete sequence DNA encodes these proteins:
- the SNM1 gene encoding Snm1p (Ribonuclease MRP complex-specific subunit; ribonuclease (RNase) MRP cleaves pre-rRNA and has a role in cell cycle-regulated degradation of daughter cell-specific mRNAs; binds and assists in the folding of NME1, the RNase MRP RNA, to form the substrate-binding module; structural similarity but limited sequence homology with human RMP24 (c18orf21)): MNKDQAEKYQERSLRQKYNLLHVLPTLNSRALSGLYYKNFHNSVKRYQIMLPEQLKSGKFCSHCGCVYVPNFNASLQLTTNTEQGDSDELGGESMEGPKKCIQVNCLNCEKSKLFEWKSEFVVPTFGQDVSPMINSTSSGKVSYAVKKPQKSKTSTGKERSKKRKLNSLTNLLSKRNQEKKMEKKKSSSLSLESFMKS, translated from the coding sequence atgaataaagaCCAGGcagaaaaatatcaagaacGGAGTCTGCGACAAAAATACAACCTACTACATGTACTGCCAACACTGAATTCCAGAGCGTTATCGGGACTATActataaaaattttcataatTCTGTGAAGCGATATCAAATCATGCTGCCAGAACAACTGAAAAGTGGGAAATTTTGCTCCCATTGCGGGTGTGTTTACGTTCCTAATTTTAACGCAAGTCTTCAGTTAACGACTAATACCGAGCAAGGTGACTCCGACGAACTTGGCGGCGAGAGTATGGAAGGaccaaaaaaatgtatCCAGGTTAATTGCTTGAATTGTGAAAAGTCTAAATTGTTTGAGTGGAAATCTGAGTTCGTTGTTCCAACATTTGGACAAGATGTTAGTCCGATGATCAATAGTACCAGCAGCGGGAAGGTTTCGTACGCGGTAAAGAAGCCCCAAAAGAGTAAAACTAGTACTGGTAAGGAGAGATccaagaagagaaagtTGAACTCACTTACAAACCTTTTATCgaaaagaaatcaagagaaaaaaatggaaaagaagaaaagttcGTCACTGTCATTAGAAAGTTTTATGAAAAGTTGA
- the PEX29 gene encoding Pex29p (ER-resident protein involved in peroxisomal biogenesis; ER-localized protein that associates with peroxisomes; interacts with Pex30p and reticulons Rtn1p and Yop1p to regulate peroxisome biogenesis from the ER; role in peroxisomal-destined vesicular flow from the ER; regulates peroxisomal size, number and distribution; Pex28p and Pex29p may act at steps upstream of those mediated by Pex30p, Pex31p, and Pex32p; forms ER foci upon DNA replication stress) — protein MDSVTNFFWNDTYNAGTPTRSTLKGKKVQNGIDGKSQAKKESISSGSRTSDPTRGSLPSSSGQPTSGGGFPSTSNIQKMMADTLVEKIIKMALPPSSKTAVDTIHHRMVAGKERPKLSVQITSRNFIQMNSRLGVPFMIMDELIKILNWTNPAYTVSIMFLYTLIILKPFQMLSSLPIFYLLFCVMVPQYLYIHKPNPTSYLDNNQTPAQGPPLRRPEVPKPVPELSQEFVLNLTDLQNHMLLYVKFYDFTLLILQKFAFFTNEAISSFYFIVLLIIATLNFLYMDKFIKLIPMRPVLILLGWGFFIASHPSNREYLLTKLNSEETRLKTLTISTNLESKILQHLKLIEAREHRLVMIFEIQKYLPEYKEWRPVGFSDDDYSLFSSLRIYQRRIEENSVKSLEEIEPPKDWEWEANSHWVLDLDPKEWVEDEFIQYVEIDSETKWVYDLNLDGQRGSYRRRMWTNSCVRKKLDSGISSNLGEEEVVNPLREETYRQGVHGVTKGSMSGGLTHSSDDDRADEESINGTIPNLNNIDADASYPSIEELTDTLNSTI, from the coding sequence ATGGACTCGGtgacaaattttttctggAATGACACCTATAATGCTGGTACTCCAACTAGATCAACTCTCAAGGGGAAGAAAGTGCAAAATGGCATAGATGGAAAAAGTCAGGCAAAGAAAGAGAGCATATCTAGTGGTTCTAGAACTAGTGATCCTACACGTGGTAGTCTGCCATCTTCCAGTGGACAGCCAACTAGTGGTGGCGGTTTTCCCTCGACATCAAACATCCAAAAGATGATGGCAGATACCCTGGTAGAGAAGATAATCAAAATGGCATTACCACCATCTTCCAAAACGGCTGTTGATACAATTCACCATCGTATGGTTGCTGGTAAAGAAAGGCCTAAGCTGTCTGTGCAGATCACGAGTAGGAATTTTATACAGATGAACTCGAGACTAGGGGTACCATTCATGATTATGGATGaattaataaagatattaaacTGGACTAACCCAGCGTATACAGTATCTATCATGTTCTTATACACGCTCATTATATTGAAACCTTTTCAAATGCTTTCTTCGCTCCCTATATTCTATTTGTTATTCTGCGTAATGGTCCCGCAATACCTTTACATTCATAAGCCAAACCCTACAAGCTATCTAGATAATAATCAAACACCAGCACAAGGCCCACCTTTGCGAAGACCTGAGGTTCCTAAACCAGTCCCTGAACTGAGCCAAGAATTTGTCTTAAACCTCACGGATTTACAAAACCATATGCTGCTATATGTTAAATTCTACGATTTTACTTTACTCATATTACAAAAGTTTGCATTCTTCACCAACGAGGCTATTTCGtcgttttattttattgtatTGTTAATAATAGCAACATTAAATTTTCTGTACATGGATAAATTTATCAAGCTCATTCCAATGAGACCCGTACTGATACTGCTAGGTTGGGGTTTTTTTATTGCCTCGCATCCGTCCAATCGTGAATATTTGTTGACTAAATTGAATTCGGAGGAGACAAGATTAAAAACTTTGACTATAAGTACTAATCTGGAATCTAAGATTTTGCAGCATTTGAAACTCATTGAGGCTAGGGAGCACCGACTTGTTATGATCTTTGAGATCCAAAAGTATCTTCCTGAATACAAAGAATGGCGCCCAGTTGGATTCTCTGATGACGATTATTCTCTTTTCTCTAGTTTGAGAATATACCAGAGGCGTATTGAGGAAAATTCAGTGAAGTCATTAGAAGAAATTGAGCCACCTAAGGATTGGGAATGGGAAGCCAATTCTCATTGGGTGCTTGATTTGGATCCAAAAGAATGGGTAGAGGACGAATTTATTCAGTATGTCGAGATAGATTCAGAAACAAAATGGGTCTATGACCTCAATCTTGATGGACAAAGGGGCTCATATAGAAGGCGAATGTGGACCAACAGTTGCGTGCGGAAAAAACTGGATTCTGgtatttcttcaaacctTGGTGAGGAGGAAGTAGTTAATCCATTGAGGGAAGAAACATATAGGCAAGGCGTACATGGCGTGACGAAGGGTTCAATGAGTGGCGGTCTAACTCACAGTAGTGATGATGACCGCGCTGATGAGGAAAGTATAAACGGTACTATTCCTAATCTCAACAATATCGACGCGGATGCATCTTATCCGTCAATCGAAGAGCTAACAGACACTCTCAATTCAACTATATAA
- the DIG2 gene encoding Dig2p (MAP kinase-responsive inhibitor of the Ste12p transcription factor; involved in the regulation of mating-specific genes and the invasive growth pathway; related regulators Dig1p and Dig2p bind to Ste12p; DIG2 has a paralog, DIG1, that arose from the whole genome duplication), translating into MNKEEQEDPQQEQISTVQENDPRNLQQLGMLLVSPGLDEDRLSEKMISKIKKSRDIEKNQKLLISRLSQKEEDHSGKPPTITTSPAEKTVPFKSLNHSLKRKRVPPALNFSDIQASSHLHGSKSAPPNITRFPQHKNSLRVRYMGRMAPTNQDYHPSVANSYMTATYPYPYTGLPPVPCYPYSSTPTQTHAYEGYYSPMYPGPLYNNGIIPADYHAKRKKLAGRSPHLEDLTSRKRTFVSKHHNGDPIISKTDEDIECSVTKNSLSEGASLNDDADDDNDKERIIIGEISLYDDVFKFEVRDDKNDYMKACETIWTEWHNLKK; encoded by the coding sequence ATGAATAAAGAAGAGCAAGAAGACCCACAGCAAGAGCAAATATCAACTGTTCAGGAAAATGATCCCAGGAATTTGCAGCAACTGGGAATGCTGTTAGTATCTCCAGGGCTTGATGAAGACAGATTGAGTGAGAAAATGATTTCGAAGATCAAAAAATCCAGGGATatcgaaaaaaatcaaaaattgcTCATATCTAGGCTGTCGcaaaaagaggaagatcATAGTGGTAAGCCTCCTACCATTACGACTTCTCCAGCAGAGAAAACCGTACCCTTTAAGTCGCTGAATCATTCtttaaagaggaaaaggGTACCTCCAGCGCTAAATTTTTCCGATATACAAGCATCTTCTCATTTGCATGGATCTAAAAGTGCTCCACCAAACATAACAAGATTTCCGCAGCACAAAAATAGCCTTAGGGTCAGATATATGGGTAGGATGGCTCCTACGAATCAAGATTATCATCCTTCAGTGGCCAATTCATATATGACAGCAACCTACCCTTATCCATATACTGGACTGCCACCAGTACCATGCTACCCATATTCTTCAACTCCAACACAAACGCACGCATACGAAGGCTATTATTCCCCGATGTATCCCGGCCCCTTGTATAATAATGGTATAATACCAGCCGACTACCATGcaaagaggaagaagttGGCTGGTAGATCACCACACTTGGAAGATTTGACATCGAGAAAAAGAACCTTTGTCTCCAAACACCACAACGGAGACCCAATCATAAGTAAGACTGATGAAGACATTGAATGCTCTGTCAcgaaaaattcattaagTGAGGGCGCTTCACTTAACGACGATGCCGATGATGACAACGACAAAGAAAGGATCATTATTGGAGAAATCTCTCTGTATGAtgatgttttcaaatttgaagTTCGCGACGACAAAAATGACTATATGAAAGCATGTGAAACAATCTGGACTGAATGGCATAACTTGAAGAAATGA
- the PHO8 gene encoding alkaline phosphatase PHO8 (Repressible vacuolar alkaline phosphatase; controls polyphosphate content; regulated by levels of Pi and by Pho4p, Pho9p, Pho80p, Pho81p and Pho85p; dephosphorylates phosphotyrosyl peptides; contributes to NAD+ metabolism by producing nicotinamide riboside from NMN): MMTHTLPSEQTRLVPGSDSSSRPKKRRISKRSKIIVSTVVCIGLLLVLVQLAFPSSFALRSASHKKKNVIFFVTDGMGPASLSMARSFNQHVNDLPIDDILTLDEHFIGSSRTRSSDSLVTDSAAGATAFACALKSYNGAIGVDPHHRPCGTVLEAAKLAGYLTGLVVTTRITDATPASFSSHVDYRWQEDLIATHQLGEYPLGRVVDLLMGGGRSHFYPQGEKASPYGHHGARKDGRDLIDEAQSNGWQYVGDRKNFDSLLKSHGENVTLPFLGLFADNDIPFEIDRDEKEYPSLKEQVKVALGALEKASNEDKDSNGFFLMVEGSRIDHAGHQNDPASQVREVLAFDEAFQYVLEFAENSDTETVLVSTSDHETGGLVTSRQVTASYPQYVWYPQVLANATHSGEFLKRKLVDFVHEHKGASSKIENFIKHEILEKDLGIYDYTDSDLETLIHLDDNANAIQDKLNDMVSFRAQIGWTTHGHSAVDVNIYAYANKKATWSYVLNNLQGNHENTEVGQFLENFLELNLNEVTDLIRDTKHTSDFDATEIASEVQHYDEYYHELTN, from the coding sequence ATGATGACTCACACATTACCAAGCGAACAGACACGTCTTGTTCCTGGATCTGACTCGAGCTCTCGTCCTAAAAAGAGACGGATCTCGAAGAGATCAAAGATAATAGTATCCACTGTGGTCTGTATTGGTTTGTTGCTGGTTTTAGTGCAACTGGCATTTCCAAGCAGTTTTGCATTACGTTCTGCATCacacaagaagaagaatgtCATATTCTTCGTGACGGATGGGATGGGACCTGCGTCTTTGTCCATGGCAAGATCATTCAACCAGCATGTTAATGATTTACCTATAGACGACATCCTGACACTTGACGAGCATTTTATCGGGTCTTCGAGAACAAGGTCCTCGGACTCACTAGTCACTGACTCAGCTGCGGGCGCCACCGCATTTGCATGTGCATTAAAGAGCTATAATGGGGCCATCGGTGTTGATCCGCATCACAGACCTTGTGGTACAGTGCTCGAGGCGGCTAAGTTAGCAGGTTATCTCACTGGGCTTGTTGTTACGACAAGAATCACAGATGCCACTCCGGCTTCATTCAGTTCACATGTTGATTACAGATGGCAGGAAGATCTTATCGCTACGCACCAGTTAGGCGAATATCCTCTGGGGAGAGTAGTAGACTTACTCATGGGTGGCGGCAGGAGCCATTTCTACCCTCAAGGCGAAAAGGCTTCTCCATATGGTCACCACGGTGCTAGAAAAGATGGAAGAGATTTAATCGATGAGGCTCAATCTAATGGCTGGCAGTACGTGGGTGACcgtaaaaattttgattcttTGTTGAAAAGCCACGGTGAAAACGTTACTTTACCTTTCTTGGGTCTCTTTGCAGATAACGACAttccttttgaaattgacaGAGATGAAAAGGAGTATCCTTCCCTTAAGGAACAAGTCAAGGTGGCTTTGGGTGCCTTGGAAAAAGCTTCCAATGAGGACAAAGATTCTAATGGGTTTTTCTTAATGGTGGAAGGCTCCAGAATTGATCATGCTGGTCACCAAAACGATCCAGCTTCGCAGGTAAGGGAGGTGTTGGCTTTCGATGAAGCATTCCAATACGTTTTGGAGTTTGCTGAAAATTCCGATACGGAGACTGTTTTGGTCTCTACGTCGGATCATGAAACGGGTGGTTTAGTCACTTCAAGACAAGTCACTGCTAGCTATCCTCAGTATGTCTGGTATCCACAGGTGCTCGCCAACGCCACCCATTCAGGtgagtttttgaaaagaaaactagTAGATTTTGTTCATGAGCATAAGGGCGCAAGCAgcaaaatagaaaatttcatcaaacaTGAGATCCTGGAAAAAGATTTGGGTATTTACGATTACACGGATAGCGATTTAGAAACATTAATTCATTTGGATGACAACGCAAATGCTATCCAAGACAAACTGAATGACATGGTATCATTTAGGGCCCAAATTGGCTGGACCACGCATGGTCACAGCGCAGTCGACGTCAACATATATGCATACGCCAATAAGAAAGCTACATGGTCATATGTCTTGAACAATTTACAAGGCAATCACGAAAATACGGAAGTTGGCCAGTTCTTAGAAAACTTTTTAGAATTGAACCTGAACGAAGTCACTGATTTGATTAGGGACACCAAACACACATCAGATTTTGATGCTACAGAAATAGCTAGTGAAGTACAACATTATGACGAATACTACCATGAGTTGACCAACTGA
- the CWC21 gene encoding U2-type spliceosomal complex subunit CWC21 (Protein involved in RNA splicing by the spliceosome; component of a complex containing Cef1p; interacts genetically with ISY1 and BUD13; may bind RNA; has similarity to S. pombe Cwf21p), with protein MSYNGIGLKSAKGSSTSGHVQRSLASNNRRRPQGSQQQRQQRQNAIKKASHDKASRPLAVQKQIETHMEKREIEVQVSELRDRLEEEETLSEEQIDKKCEALRAKLTNEWQEQQRMSSLYTPRKARLTEEQHRHE; from the coding sequence ATGTCGTACAACGGAATAGGGCTCAAGTCGGCAAAAGGGTCATCTACGTCGGGCCACGTGCAGCGATCACTTGCTAGCAACAATAGGCGCAGACCACAGGGTAGTCAACAGCAGCGGCAACAACGACAAAATGCGATCAAAAAGGCCAGCCATGACAAGGCAAGCAGGCCTCTTGCTGTGCAGAAACAGATAGAGACTCATATGGAGAAACGTGAGATTGAAGTACAAGTTAGCGAGCTACGGGACCGACTGGAGGAGGAAGAAACGCTCTCGGAAGAGCAGATTGACAAGAAATGTGAAGCGTTGAGGGCAAAACTGACGAACGAGTGGCAAGAACAGCAGCGGATGTCCTCTTTGTACACCCCTCGTAAGGCGCGTCTAACGGAAGAGCAGCATCGACATGAATAG
- the KRE2 gene encoding alpha-1,2-mannosyltransferase KRE2 (Alpha1,2-mannosyltransferase of the Golgi; involved in protein mannosylation; KRE2 has a paralog, KTR6, that arose from the whole genome duplication) — MALFLSKRLLRFTVIAGAVIVLLLTLNSNSRTQQYIPSSISAAFDFTSGSISPEQQVISEENDAKKLEQSALNSEASEDSEAMDEESKALKAAAEKADAPIDTKTTMDYITPSFANKAGKPKACYVTLVRNKELKGLLSSIKYVENKINKKFPYPWVFLNDEPFTEEFKEAVTKAVSSEVKFGILPKEHWSYPEWINQTKAAEIRADAATKYIYGGSESYRHMCRYQSGFFWRHELLEEYDWYWRVEPDIKLYCDINYDVFKWMQENEKVYGFTVSIHEYEVTIPTLWQTSMDFIKKNPEYLDENNLMSFLSNDNGKTYNLCHFWSNFEIANLNLWRSPAYREYFDTLDHQGGFFYERWGDAPVHSIAAALFLPKDKIHYFSDIGYHHPPYDNCPLDKEVYNSNNCECDQGNDFTFQGYSCGKEYYDAQGLVKPKNWKKFRE, encoded by the coding sequence ATGGCCCTCTTTCTCAGTAAGAGACTGTTGAGATTTACCGTCATTGCAGGTGCGGTTATTGTTCTCCTCCTAACATTGAATTCCAACAGTAGAACTCAGCAATATATTCCGAGTTCCATCTCCGCTGCATTTGATTTTACCTCAGGATCTATATCCCCTGAACAACAAGTCATCTCTGAGGAAAATGATGCTAAAAAATTAGAGCAAAGTGCTCTGAATTCAGAGGCAAGCGAAGACTCCGAAGCCATGGATGAAGAATCCAAGGCTCTGAAAGCTGCCGCTGAAAAGGCAGATGCCCCGATCGACACTAAAACAACCATGGATTATATCACTCCATCTTTTGCTAACAAAGCTGGTAAGCCAAAAGCTTGTTACGTCACTTTGGTGAGAAACAAGGAGTTGAAAGGTTTGCTAAGCTCCATTAAATATgtggaaaacaaaattaacAAGAAATTCCCATATCCTTGGGTTTTCCTAAACGATGAACCTTTTACTGAAGAATTCAAGGAAGCAGTCACCAAAGCTGTTTCTTCCGAAGTTAAGTTTGGTATTTTGCCCAAGGAACATTGGTCATATCCTGAATGGATTAATCAAACCAAGGCTGCTGAAATTCGTGCAGATGCTGCCACCAAATACATATACGGTGGCTCCGAATCTTATAGACACATGTGTCGTTACCAATCTGGGTTTTTCTGGAGACATGAATTATTAGAAGAGTACGATTGGTACTGGCGTGTGGAACCAGACATCAAGTTATACTGTGATATTAATTACGACGTTTTTAAGTGGATGcaagaaaacgaaaaagtTTACGGCTTTACCGTTTCTATTCATGAATATGAAGTGACGATCCCAACACTATGGCAAACGTCCATGgatttcatcaaaaagaaCCCCGAATACTTAGATGAAAACAACCTGATGAGTTTTCTTTCGAACGATAATGGTAAAACATACAATCTGTGCCATTTCTGGTcaaactttgaaattgcaAACTTGAATTTGTGGAGGTCACCAGCCTACAGAGAGTATTTTGACACTTTGGATCATCAAGGTGGATTTTTCTACGAAAGATGGGGCGATGCTCCCGTTCATTCTATTGCTGCTGCTTTGTTTTTGCCAAAGGATAAAATCCATTATTTTTCAGACATTGGTTACCATCATCCACCTTATGATAACTGCCCATTGGACAAGGAGGTCTATAACAGTAACAACTGTGAATGTGACCAAGGTAATGATTTCACTTTCCAAGGTTACTCTTGTGGTAAGGAATATTATGATGCTCAAGGGTTGGTAAAGCCaaaaaactggaaaaaattcCGTGAGTAG
- the VPS52 gene encoding Vps52p (Component of the GARP (Golgi-associated retrograde protein) complex; GARP is required for the recycling of proteins from endosomes to the late Golgi, and for mitosis after DNA damage induced checkpoint arrest; involved in localization of actin and chitin; members of the GARP complex are Vps51p-Vps52p-Vps53p-Vps54p) produces the protein MDVLKEVLSLDQDKFDQLKETSRDKTNETDDPFENYLKDCKFKAPSNKDQSPFAKLKSLQETHSNNEAAINIIIPQLIDYLTEFTNRLSNYTQDLDFIKKKSNELQSLLEYNSTKLAHISPMVNDLMIPPELIDDIIKGKINESWQDNITFIADKEEIYNKYRSNNLDQDNKDAENSAMLAPKDFDKLCQLLDILKNVILERSKRLIISKIKTLRSHNPVPSQRIQNKLLKVQKIFPFIRDNNLSLALELRQAYCYTMKWYYREYFSRYIRSLTILQFQQIDSQFALGNGLSTTSVSGFNNSPSLFFSNYLTTSASNAFYNKLPVTDEKIDKYFQIKKRLNILTQEDNTVMVSQIAENNTTKNYIEIGFKNLNLAILDNCTVEYHFLKDFFAMNGDNFEEINGLLEQIFQPTFDEATTYTQQLIQYNYDIFGVLISIRVANQLQFESERRGIPSMFDSFLNGQLIQLWPRFQQLVDFQCESLRKAAITTNVAKYAGNSSTSNSSPLTSPHELTVQFGKFLSSFLTLAITHKQSIDERSEPLYNSIIRLRNDFETVMTKCSKKTKSPERFLATNYMYLYNNLQQLHLHLNINDSDAQNYNFDSAENVGTKVANDDDNDSSVPLIIRETENHFKTLVEAFTRN, from the coding sequence ATGGATGTTCTCAAAGAGGTGTTGTCACTAGACCAAGATAAATTTGACCAGCTGAAGGAAACGAGCCGAGATAAAACAAATGAAACGGATGAtccttttgaaaactatTTGAAGGATTGTAAATTTAAAGCGCCTTCAAACAAAGATCAGTCACCATTTGCTAAACTTAAATCATTACAGGAAACTCATTCTAACAATGAAGCGGCTATTAATATAATTATTCCTCAATTGATTGATTACTTAACCGAATTCACTAATAGGTTATCAAATTACACACAAGATTTAGacttcattaaaaaaaagtccaATGAATTACAGTCATTGCTCGAATACAACTCCACTAAACTGGCACATATCTCTCCTATGGTTAATGATTTGATGATTCCTCCTGAACTCATTGATGACATCATTAAAGGGAAGATCAATGAAAGCTGGCAGGATAATATAACATTCATAGcagataaagaagaaatttatAACAAGTATAGGTCCAATAATCTCGATCAAGACAACAAGGACGCAGAAAATTCAGCAATGCTAGCACCAAAGGATTTTGATAAGTTATGTCAACTCCTGGACATCCTAAAAAATGTTATTCTAGAAAGGTCGAAAAGACTTATTATTTCCAAAATCAAAACTTTGAGGAGTCATAACCCAGTACCATCGCAAAGGATACAAAACAAATTAttaaaagttcaaaaaattttcccCTTCATAAGAGATAATAATCTCTCCTTAGCCCTTGAGTTAAGACAGGCATATTGTTACACAATGAAATGGTATTATAGAGAATACTTTTCTAGATATATCAGGTCATTGACTATTTTGcaatttcaacaaatcGACTCGCAATTTGCATTGGGTAATGGCCTTTCTACAACTTCAGTGAGTGGGTTTAACAATTCACCATCATTGTTTTTCTCAAATTATCTAACTACATCCGCTTCAAATGCTTTCTATAATAAACTCCCTGTAACAGATGagaaaattgataaatacTTTcagataaagaaaagattgaaCATTTTAACACAAGAAGACAATACGGTAATGGTATCCCAAATTGCAGAAAATAACACAACGAAAAACTACATTGAAATTGGatttaaaaatttaaacCTTGCAATTTTAGATAACTGTACGGTGGAGtaccattttttaaaagatttcttCGCTATGAATGGCGATAATTTTGAGGAAATTAATGGTTTATTGGaacaaatatttcaacCAACTTTTGATGAAGCCACAACATACACTCAACAACTGATCCAATATAATTATGACATTTTTGGTGTATTAATAAGTATTCGTGTGGCCAATCAATTACAATTTGAATCAGAAAGGAGAGGAATACCGTCTATGTTTGATAGTTTCTTGAATGGTCAATTAATTCAATTATGGCCTCGATTTCAGCAATTGGTCGATTTTCAATGCGAGAGCTTACGAAAAGCGGCAATAACTACAAATGTGGCAAAATATGCCGGCAACTCAAGCACATCCAATAGTAGCCCTTTGACCTCACCTCATGAGTTAACTGTACAGTTCGGTAAATTTTTATCAAGCTTCTTGACGTTGGCAATAACACATAAGCAGTCCATAGACGAAAGATCTGAACCCTTATACAATTCCATCATTAGATTAAGAAATGATTTCGAAACAGTCATGACAAAGTGCAGTAAAAAGACGAAATCACCAGAAAGATTTCTGGCTACAAATTACATGTATTTATACAATAACCTACAGCAATTGCATCTACATTTAAATATAAATGACTCGGATGCACAAAACTACAATTTTGATTCTGCTGAAAATGTTGGTACGAAAGTTGCGAATGACGACGATAATGATTCAAGCGTACCACTAATAATCAGAGAGACCGAAAAtcatttcaaaactttAGTTGAAGCTTTCACCAGAAATTGA